In Lotus japonicus ecotype B-129 chromosome 5, LjGifu_v1.2, one genomic interval encodes:
- the LOC130716680 gene encoding LOW QUALITY PROTEIN: protein WVD2-like 6 (The sequence of the model RefSeq protein was modified relative to this genomic sequence to represent the inferred CDS: inserted 1 base in 1 codon), which yields MMDLIILSPADGLEVVHQNGVHDEPSNYGEDCVVSNDVDSSATETSETVSPNGNVEENFNQSDSAAPGNSSIAEIEGSNSNMDSKNMTIALEEVKITDQTEQPRAPKGLVKNKNAKAPSSSGVHASLTKRSKNGKDKQPSSAVSNVTLALDSRPRQSIKGRPFNDRQSEMAKHSSTSDGASSEVTTAKKKPKSLNKGPIDKVQREAESSSGDTEDAKPRRLGTLPDYGFSFKCGERAERRKEFYTKLEEKIQAKEAEKTNMQAKSKETQEAEIKMLRKSLTFKATPMPTFYQEPPPTKVELKKIPITRPKSPKLGRKKSSATSESDGNTSSSSQQGRLSLDEKVLQSNLSKGVTPVHHKKPQRRSLPPRLACAKTSSSNSTASPTSSKAVHDATKKDISFSDATGEEKIEIXSAVCSETSDALPLNVVPSDETSAASSNVNGDIAVHQ from the exons ATGATGGATCTGATCATCCTTTCGCCTGCAGATGGGCTTGAAGTGGTCCACCAAAATGGTGTTCATGATGAACCTTCTAATTATGGGGAGGATTGTGTTGTTTCAAATGACGTAGACTCCAGTGCTACTGAAACTTCAGAAACCGTTTCTCCAAATGGAAATGTTGAAGAAAATTTCAACCAGTCAGACAGCGCTGCACCTGGTAACTCATCTATAGCGGAAATTGAAGGATCAAATAGCAACATGGATAGCAAAAATATGACAATTGCTTTG GAAGAAGTGAAAATAACAGATCAAACAGAACAACCAAGAGCACCAAAGGGTCTGGTCAAGAATAAGAATGCGAAGGCGCCAAGTTCTAGTGGAGTTCATGCAAGTTTGACGAAAAGGAGCAAAAATGGAAAAGATAAACAGCCATCATCTGCGGTTTCAAATGTTACATTGGCCTTAGACTCTCGCCCAAGACAGTCTATTAAAGGTAGACCATTCAACGACCGGCAATCTGAAATGGCCAAG CACTCTTCAACGTCTGATGGAGCATCTTCTGAAGTTACAAC GgcgaagaaaaaaccaaaatcaTTGAATAAAGGACCCATTGATAAAGTTCAAAGAGAAGCAGAATCTTCTTC TGGGGACACAGAAGATGCCAAACCTCGTAGGCTGGGGACGCTTCCAGATTATGGTTTCAGTTTTAAGTGTGGTGAACGAGCTGAGAGAAGAAAAGAG TTCTACACTAAGCTTGAGGAAAAGATTCAGGCAAAGGAGGCGGAGAAGACAAACATGCAAGCCAAAAGCAAG GAGACCCAAGAAGCTGAGATTAAGATGCTTAGGAAGAGTCTAACGTTTAAAGCAACTCCGATGCCTACTTTCTACCAGGAGCCTCCACCCACTAAGGTGGAGCTAAAGAAG ATACCAATTACAAGACCAAAATCTCCCAAGCTTGGTCGTAAGAAGAGTTCGGCGACTTCAGAATCAGATGGAAACACTAGCAGCAGTTCTCAACAAGGTCGTTTAAGTCTTGATGAGAAAGTGTTGCAGAGTAACCTTAGTAAAGGAGTAACTCCTGTTCATCATAAGAAACCACAACGAAGATCTCTACCTCCTCGGTTGGCTTGTGCAAAGACCAGTTCATCCAACTCAACAGCTTCACCTACTTCATCCAAGGCAGTCCATGATGCAACAAAGAAAGATATCAGCTTCTCCGATGCTACAGGGGAAGAGAAAATTGAGA ACTCCGCCGTGTGTAGCGAGACGAGTGACGCTCTACCACTGAATGTGGTTCCCTCTGATGAGACAAGTGCAGCATCATCTAATGTGAATGGTGATATAGCAGTTCACCAATAA
- the LOC130718861 gene encoding G2/mitotic-specific cyclin S13-7-like gives MASPNIIVPTKEERNRIILGDIGNGRTLREVDINTNFCHQPLATQKKPNEQIVDNIDAADVHNELAAVEYIQDIYKFYKTVENESRPDATYMDSQPEITQTMRAMLVDWVIEVHVHMTRFHFSIETLYLTINIVDRFLSLVTVPKRKLQLVGITAMLMASKYENNSLAPEVDYFAFLSDRTYSPEQILSMEKIILRILEWDLSVPTPFVFLVHFIKASSIRDPDEAVENMAHFLCELGMMHYATLQYCPSMIAASAVFAARCTLNKSPSWNHTLEMHTGYSQQELMDCATLLVSFHCRARNGKHKAALYNKYSDPKRGAVVMLPPAQI, from the exons ATGGCTTCACCCAACATCATCGTTCCGACCAAAG AGGAAAGGAACCGGATAATACTTGGTGATATTGGAAACGGAAGAACCCTAAGAGAAGTTGATATCAACACCAATTTCTGTCACCAACCACTTGCCACTCAAAAGAAACCGAATGAGCAAATTGTTGACAATATTGATGCTGCTGATGTTCACAATGAGCTTGCTGCTGTGGAATATATTCAAGACATATACAAGTTCTATAAGACGGTTGag AATGAGAGCCGTCCCGATGCCACCTACATGGACTCACAACCTGAGATAACTCAGACAATGAGAGCTATGCTTGTTGATTGGGTGATTGAAGTTCATGTTCACATGACCAGGTTTCATTTTTCAATTGAAACCCTCTACCTCACCATTAACATAGTTGATCGTTTCCTATCACTCGTGACTGTGCCAAAGAGGAAATTGCAATTGGTTGGCATCACTGCCATGCTCATGGCATCCAAGTATGAAAACAACTCCCTGGCCCCTGAGGTTGACTACTTCGCCTTCCTCTCGGATCGAACTTATTCTCCTGAACAGATACTTAGCATGGAGAAAATCATACTCAGAATACTGGAATGGGACTTGAGTGTGCCTACACCATTTGTTTTCCTAGTTCACTTTATCAAGGCCTCCTCAATTCGAGATCCGGATGAGGCAGTAGAAAACATGGCACATTTTCTTTGTGAGCTGGGAATGATGCATTATGCTACCTTGCAGTACTGTCCATCAATGATTGCTGCCTCAGCAGTGTTTGCAGCTAGATGCACTCTCAACAAGAGCCCTTCTTGGAATCACACACTTGAGATGCACACTGGTTACTCACAACAAGAACTTATGGATTGTGCTACACTCTTGGTGAGCTTCCATTGCAGGGCTAGGAATGGAAAGCATAAGGCTGCGTTGTACAACAAGTACTCTGATCCTAAGAGAGGAGCTGTTGTAATGCTTCCACCAGCTCAAATCTAG
- the LOC130716564 gene encoding EIN3-binding F-box protein 1-like, translating into MSKVLGFSGTDDFCPGGTIYTNPKEASFFLSHGLPVDVYFPARKRSRISAPFVFSREWLEQKQETSIETLPDECLFEIFRKLPGEDRSACACVSKHWLMLLSNICKTEICSNKNASLENESKQEKDDEEFGGEGYLSRSLEGKKATDIRLAAIAVGTASRGGLGKLSIRGSNSGRGVTTLGLKAVARGCPSLKSLSLWNVSTVSDEGLIEIANSCQQLEKLDLCKCPTISDKSLIAVAKNCPNLTELSIELCPKIGNEGLQAIGKCCSNLRSISIKDCTGVGDQGIAGLFSSTSLVLSKVKLQALTVSDLSIAVIGHYGKAVTDLVLNCLPNVSERGFWVMGNGNGLHKLKSLTIASCRGVTDVGIEAVGKGCPNLKSVHLHKCAFLSDNGLISFTKAASSLENLQLEECHRITQFGFFGVLFNCGAKLKAISMVSCYGIKDQNLVLSPISPCESLRSLSIRHCPEFGNATLSVLGKLCPQLQQIELSGLKEVTDAGLLPLVESCEAGLIKVNLHGCINLTDKIVSYLANLHGWTLEVLNVDGCKNVSDASLMAIAEHCQLLCDLDVSNCAITDAGIAALAHAEQLNLQILSLSGCTLVSDRSLPSLRKLGHTLLGLNIQHCNAISSSTVDMLVEFLWRCDILS; encoded by the exons ATGTCTAAAGTCCTCGGCTTTTCTG GAACTGATGATTTTTGCCCTGGGGGGACAATATACACAAACCCCAAGGAAGCAAGTTTCTTCCTGTCTCATGGCCTTCCAGTTGATGTATACTTTCCTGCTCGGAAAAGGTCACGAATCAGTGCTCCATTTGTTTTCAGCAGAGAATGGTTGGAGCAGAAGCAGGAGACATCTATTGAAACTTTGCCAGATGAATGCCTGTTTGAAATCTTCAGGAAGTTGCCAGGTGAAGATAGGAGTGCATGTGCTTGCGTTTCCAAGCACTGGCTTATGCTTCTAAGCAATATTTGCAAGACTGAAATCTGTAGCAACAAAAATGCAAGCTTAGAGAATGAGAGTAAACAGGAAAAAGATGATGAAGAGTTTGGAGGTGAGGGATACCTCTCTCGAAGCTTGGAAGGAAAGAAGGCAACTGATATTAGACTTGCTGCCATTGCAGTTGGAACTGCATCCCGAGGAGGATTGGGGAAGCTTTCAATCCGTGGAAGCAACTCAGGTCGTGGGGTGACTACTCTAGGTCTCAAAGCAGTTGCTCGTGGATGCCCTTCTTTAAAGTCTCTTTCTTTATGGAATGTTTCTACTGTTAGTGATGAAGGCCTAATTGAGATTGCTAATAGTTGTCAACAGCTAGAGAAGCTTGACCTTTGCAAATGCCCTACAATTTCTGATAAGTCTTTAATTGCAGTTGCAAAGAACTGCCCGAATCTCACTGAGTTATCAATAGAACTGTGTCCAAAAATTGGCAATGAAGGTCTACAAGCCATTGGGAAGTGCTGCTCCAATCTAAGGTCTATATCTATCAAGGACTGCACTGGTGTTGGTGATCAGGGAATTGCTGGCCTGTTTTCTTCAACTTCTTTGGTTCTGTCAAAGGTGAAGCTTCAGGCACTGACTGTTTCTGATCTCTCCATAGCTGTTATTGGGCATTATGGTAAAGCAGTTACAGATCTTGTCCTTAATTGCCTCCCAAATGTCAGTGAGAGGGGGTTTTGGGTTATGGGTAATGGTAATGGATTGCACAAACTCAAGTCACTTACAATTGCATCCTGCAGAGGTGTAACAGATGTTGGGATTGAAGCTGTAGGAAAAGGTTGTCCAAATCTGAAAAGTGTACACCTTCACAAGTGTGCCTTTCTGTCAGACAATGGGTTGATTTCATTCACCAAGGCTGCTTCATCACTTGAAAACCTACAGTTAGAAGAGTGCCACAGAATTACCCAATTTGGGTTTTTTGGTGTCCTTTTTAACTGTGGTGCAAAATTGAAGGCTATTTCTATGGTAAGCTGCTATGGGATCAAAGATCAAAACTTGGTGTTGTCACCCATATCTCCTTGTGAATCACTTCGGTCACTGTCAATCCGTCACTGCCCCGAATTTGGCAATGCTACCCTGTCTGTACTGGGAAAGCTATGCCCTCAGCTTCAACAAATTGAATTGAGTGGACTCAAGGAAGTGACAGATGCTGGGTTACTTCCACTGGTTGAGAGTTGTGAGGCTGGTCTGATCAAAGTTAATCTTCATGGTTGCATAAACCTTACAGACAAAATTGTTTCATACTTGGCTAATCTTCATGGTTGGACTCTTGAGGTTTTGAACGTCGACGGTTGTAAAAATGTCAGTGATGCTAGCTTGATGGCAATTGCAGAACATTGCCAATTACTTTGTGATCTTGATGTTTCCAACTGTGCAATCACTGATGCTGGGATAGCAGCCTTAGCACATGCAGAACAGTTGAATTTGCAGATTCTTTCTCTGTCAGGTTGCACTTTGGTTTCGGACAGGAGCTTGCCGTCTTTGAGAAAATTGGGCCACACCCTTTTGGGACTTAATATCCAGCATTGCAATGCAATCAGCAGCAGCACGGTTGACATGCTTGTGGAATTTCTCTGGAGGTGTGACATTCTCTCATGA
- the LOC130720409 gene encoding uncharacterized protein LOC130720409 isoform X2 encodes MSIGCLGSCTKPPVIGSMDEASKGLRNQGQTVTKDDGSSDFWSSNTIEMDHNAAQSLRSVSSTATSNYPSDPQSSACSQTAPPEFVNHGLLHWYQMRQQWVGNKTSESQTEVREPKISLNATYDNLLGNNKPFPQPIPLREMVYFLVDIWEQEGLYD; translated from the exons ATG AGCATAGGTTGTCTTGGAAGCTGCACAAAACCTCCAGTTATTGGTTCAATGGATGAGGCATCTAAAGGACTAAGAAATCAAGGTCAAACAGTGACTAAAGATGATGGATCATCAGATTTCTGGAGCAGCAACACTATCGAAATGGATCATAATGCAGCTCAGTCGCTGAGAAGCGTCTCATCAACTGCAACATCAAATTATCCTTCTGATCCCCAAAGTAGTGCATGCAGTCAAACTGCTCCTCCTGAATTTGTCAACCATG GGCTTCTTCACTGGTACCAGATGAGGCAACAATGGGTTGGAAATAAAACCTCTGAGAGTCAGACAGAAGTTCGAGAACCAAAAATAAG TTTGAATGCCACCTACGACAATCTACTTGGAAACAACAAGCCCTTTCCCCAACCCATCCCTTTGAGA GAAATGGTATACTTTCTTGTTGATATTTGGGAGCAAGAGGGTCTATATGACTGA
- the LOC130720409 gene encoding uncharacterized protein LOC130720409 isoform X3 has protein sequence MDEASKGLRNQGQTVTKDDGSSDFWSSNTIEMDHNAAQSLRSVSSTATSNYPSDPQSSACSQTAPPEFVNHGLLHWYQMRQQWVGNKTSESQTEVREPKISLNATYDNLLGNNKPFPQPIPLREMVYFLVDIWEQEGLYD, from the exons ATGGATGAGGCATCTAAAGGACTAAGAAATCAAGGTCAAACAGTGACTAAAGATGATGGATCATCAGATTTCTGGAGCAGCAACACTATCGAAATGGATCATAATGCAGCTCAGTCGCTGAGAAGCGTCTCATCAACTGCAACATCAAATTATCCTTCTGATCCCCAAAGTAGTGCATGCAGTCAAACTGCTCCTCCTGAATTTGTCAACCATG GGCTTCTTCACTGGTACCAGATGAGGCAACAATGGGTTGGAAATAAAACCTCTGAGAGTCAGACAGAAGTTCGAGAACCAAAAATAAG TTTGAATGCCACCTACGACAATCTACTTGGAAACAACAAGCCCTTTCCCCAACCCATCCCTTTGAGA GAAATGGTATACTTTCTTGTTGATATTTGGGAGCAAGAGGGTCTATATGACTGA
- the LOC130720409 gene encoding uncharacterized protein LOC130720409 isoform X1, with the protein MYPGCCLLAPPLGRCSGKKACGSFLLFCGACLSALVLSAMEKFKLKCKGIFSSIGCLGSCTKPPVIGSMDEASKGLRNQGQTVTKDDGSSDFWSSNTIEMDHNAAQSLRSVSSTATSNYPSDPQSSACSQTAPPEFVNHGLLHWYQMRQQWVGNKTSESQTEVREPKISLNATYDNLLGNNKPFPQPIPLREMVYFLVDIWEQEGLYD; encoded by the exons ATGTATCCTGGGTGTTGCTTGTTAGCGCCGCCGTTGGGTAGATGCTCTGGGAAGAAAGCTTGTGGCTCGTTTTTACTGTTTTGTGGTGCCTGTTTAAGTGCTCTTGTGCTTTCTGCCATGGAAAAGTTCAAGCTCAAATGCAAAGGGATTTTCTCC AGCATAGGTTGTCTTGGAAGCTGCACAAAACCTCCAGTTATTGGTTCAATGGATGAGGCATCTAAAGGACTAAGAAATCAAGGTCAAACAGTGACTAAAGATGATGGATCATCAGATTTCTGGAGCAGCAACACTATCGAAATGGATCATAATGCAGCTCAGTCGCTGAGAAGCGTCTCATCAACTGCAACATCAAATTATCCTTCTGATCCCCAAAGTAGTGCATGCAGTCAAACTGCTCCTCCTGAATTTGTCAACCATG GGCTTCTTCACTGGTACCAGATGAGGCAACAATGGGTTGGAAATAAAACCTCTGAGAGTCAGACAGAAGTTCGAGAACCAAAAATAAG TTTGAATGCCACCTACGACAATCTACTTGGAAACAACAAGCCCTTTCCCCAACCCATCCCTTTGAGA GAAATGGTATACTTTCTTGTTGATATTTGGGAGCAAGAGGGTCTATATGACTGA